ACGGGGCCTTGGTGTGCCACCCATTCCCTGACGGCCTTGCCGCCGGGGCAGTAAACCTCATGGCCGTACTGGCAGAGGTTCCTCTTCGCACGCTCGACGCGATGCACCTCACCATCGCGAGGGATGTCCAGGCGGGCGTCCTTGCCACGGCCGACCGTGTCATGGTGACCGCCGGCAGGGCCCTGGGACTCTCCATCGCGGAGTTCTGACGCGGGCCCGGTCGGCCTCGGCCACCGCGAGGTTGGCCTGGTTGGCTCCGGCGGTGAAGAGGGGCACAGTCCGTGGTCGTCTCCCCCGCGCGCTGGGCACCTGCGTCGAGTTCCGTGGGCTCGGCGGCGTTGCAGCGCAGACTGCGCACCCGTGCTCCGTGCCATCTTCAGGGATCGCCTCCTTGGCCCGAGGGGCTCCCGCTCCTTTCCGCAACCCGATCGGTCCGCCCGTCGATCCGCCCCTCGATCCACCGCCTCTTCTCCCCGTCCAGGGCGTCCCGGAACCACCCGAGGATCTCGGCGAGGCTGTCGAACCCGAAGTCGATCCAACCCAAATACCCGCCCTCGGGGAGCTCCCTCGGGGGCGACATGAGGGCGGACTGGCAGTAGAAGAGCGCCGTCCCCCGCCCGCACTCCCGCAAGAGATCCCGCACCGGCAGGTGCCCCGGCCCCTCCGAGTACTCCAGCGCCAGATCCGGCGCCTCAGCCTCCAGCAGCTCCCGCGCCCCTTCTCGCGTCTCCGCCCACAGCACGCGAAAGCCGAGGCCGGCGAAAAGGTCGCGGAAACCGGGGTCGAGGCGCCAGGGGAGTAGGAGGGTGGGGGGAGAAGAGGAGTCCGGGAACTGGGTCTGAAACTCGTCTTCCCGGCGTCCGATTTCGATCTTCTCCGAAGTCAAGACTTCCTCCGTCAAGTCGTGGGTTCCTCACCGGAGCTTTCGTCGCTTCCTTGCCCTATCCAGGCGCTCCTCGTTTGAAGTTCGGGCGGGCGGCGTCAGAACCTTCGCCTCGGCTGTAGGTGCTTCCGGTGCAACGCCGACGACTCCGACCAATAGTTGGTCCAGAGCGACGAGTGCCCTCCGCCTCTGCAACAGGCCCTGGTCGATGGCTACCTGGGCGTCGAAGGTGAGCAGGCAGTCCAGGCAGGCGGTCTCACAGCGCGCGTCGTGGTGCTCATCGACGAAGAGCGCCCTTCTCGCGGCCTCCAACCACGGACGGCCACGCTTCATGAGCTCGAAGACGTGCCCTGCGCCTCCGGGCACGTTGTCATGGAGAACGGCACCCCAGGTGTGCCCGCCGCTGCCGGCGGGCACGGTCAGCACGCCGAGCTCCCGGGAATCGAGCTCGAGGAGGTGCGCCCCCGCGATCTGCAGTGCGTGGCCCAGGGTAGTGACCACCGCGGGGTCGGACGCCTCTGCGCCGAGGCAGCCCGAGAAGTCGAGCATTAGCACGTCCGTGGGCTGGCGGGCCGCCAGGGTCTGGTTTCGGAGCACGGACCCCGGAGCGGGTTGCCAGCAAGAAGCATAGGCGCTGGGCGCGCTGAGCGAGGCGTGGGTATCGAACCCCGAGGGCAGGTTCAAGGTCCCTTCTCCGAACTCCACCTCACTCGTCGTGTACCCGCACTGGAGACACACGGCGAAGCCCTTGTCGTACTCACCCCGGTTGTACACCAGCAGTTCCCCTGCCTCCCGATAGCGAGCCAAGAGCCCCGGGACATCAGAGAAGGAAGGAATCTCGACGAAGGCATCCTCCCGCGCGGTCTGGGCAGCAAAGGCGATGGTCGCCTGCTCCGTGGTCCCCACCCGCGTCAGGGTTGATCCAAGGCGGGGCGGGTCCCACGCCGCGCTGCTGAAACCATGCCGGGGCAGGAGTAGCTGGTGCGGGGACCCGCCAGGAGCTGCGCGGCAGATGGGACAGGCACCCAGACCGTCGGTGGTCAGGGTGTAGTGGAAGTGGCCGTTCCGGCACTCCGCGTGGAGTCCCCGGAACCCGAGGTAGTTGTCCACGTTCGCGCCCGTCCAGTGCTTGAGCAGTCCCCGCGAGGTGACGACTCTGCCGGACACCAGGATCTGGGAGCCCGGGACATACTCCCGCAGGGCCAGCAGGCCGCCCCGCTCGAGCCGGTACTGGTCCTCTTCTCGGATTCTGGGCCGCTGGTTCCCATCCCGTTCTACAGAGACGACGCGGAGTTTCTGGAGACCGATGGGGAACCCGTAACGGGGGAGGAACTGCCGGTCCGCCAGGGCCTCGATCACCGTGGTCTCGTAGAAGGCACGAAGCTGGTACCGGATGGCGTTGCACTGCGCGCGAGCCCTGGCACCGTCCTCCGGCACCGATTTCCACCCCAGGAGCAGCTCCTGGTATTCCGCCAACCAGCTTTGAACCGCCTCCTCAAAATCCCCTCGTACCTTCTCGACGAAAGATGCCCAGGACTCCAATGCGGGTCTTCCGCCGGTGCCCTCCAGGAGCCTTTGGAGCAGGGGTCGAGCCCAACGCTCTCCATGCCCGGCAATCCAGCGCAGATAGTCCCCAAAGTGCCCCACAAGCCCGGGTTCGCGCCGACCCTCATCGACCCACGGGGCCCCTGCCGAGACGGCCCACGCGGTTACAGGCTCTCCAACCCCAGGCCGTGGTCCGCGCTCCCGGTAAGGAGGCAGCGGCACCCCGCAGAAGACTCCCATGTTGCCGAAGGCGTTCATGGCGCCCACGTGGGCCCCGGGCGGATACACGGTTCGGAAGAACTCGCCGAGGAGGTAGGCGTGGGCGTGGCGGCGCGCCACCCGCGCCCGATCGAGGAAGACCAGGGGTTTGCGGAACTCTGCCCGCAGGTAGTCGTCGAAGCGGCGGAACACCTCCCGGTCGTAAGGCCTGGACCGCGCAAAGGCCACGGCAAGCGACGAGCCGTCGGCCCGTCGCCCGGCTCGCCCCGCCCGCTGAAGGTAGTTTGCCTTGCCCGGCGGCACGTTGCTCATCAGGACGGCAGTGAGGCCTCCGATGTCGATGCCGAGCTCCATGGTGGTGGTCGAGCTCAGAACGTTGCGCACCCCAGCCTTGAAAAGGTCTTGCCGGCGTCGATTCTCGGCCGGAGAGAGCTGGGCGCTGTGCTCCTCTGCCCACAGCCCCAGGGCGAACACCCGGGAGTCCCGAAGCTCGCGGCGCTGACGCCCGTGCCTGGGATCGGCGTCGAGTTCCTCCGCCGTCACCGGTTTCAGCTCGGTGCAACCGGCCGCCGGCGCGCAGCCCAGCACCTCGTAGCTCCAGACGTGTCCCGTGCGAGGGCAGCGATAGAGCTCTCCTGAAGGGCGAAGACCAAGCTCCGGAATCCGGATGCGCACCGCCTCCACTGGTCCCTCTAGGGACTGCCGCTGCCCCCGTTCCAACCAGGGCAGCCGACCAGCAAGCTCCAAAAGCTGCGCGTGGCAGTAGCGGAGCAAGTCGGCGGCCATGTCTTCTGCTCTGCCCCTTGACAGTCCACACTTCCCTAGCACCTCTGCCGCAAACGCCCGACGGAGCTGTCGAGACGTGGCCCCCACAAACCGCTGAAGCAAAGGCCCACGGTCTGTCTCAACGGCACACCAGCGGCCGATCCACCCAGCCCCGAATTGGAATGCGTCATCCTCCTCGCGGGAGCCCATCGTGACGACACCATCGGCGCGAAGGGAGTCACAAAGGGCTCGCAGAAACGTGGGCCAAACGCTTGCCAGCGAGCGCCGGGCCTCCTCATTGGGCAGGACGCCGAGGAGTGAGTTGGGCGGGGAGGCCGCATCCAGGCCGGGGTATGTCACCTCTGCGAGGCCCAGGGTCTCGACGGTTGCCTGAGCGCGAGCAGGCCTTGCTAGTTCTCGCGCCAGCAGGTGCGGCAGCCTCTCCCGGACCTGCTGGAAGTTGACATCCCACTCCGCCTGAGTCCGGCGCGACCACTCGCTGGCCCTATGTTTCTCGCCCAGGTCGGAGCCCAGCAACTCGTGCGCCAAGGACGACCGCTCCAGCGCCGCAAGCCACTCCCGGAAGGAACCTCCCACTGTGGCAGCCGCAAGCTCCTGGCGCTTCACCTCCAGGTCCCTGCGAATCTGGTCGCGCACGGCCGGAGTCTGCGCCCAGGCAACCTCGGCCTCCAGCCGTCGGATGGTGTCACGGAGGTAGCCGATCATGGCCTCATCCGCCACCGGGCTGTCCCTCAAGCAACGCACCAATGCCGCCCTCACGAGTTGGATCTCGTGCTGCCGCATGAGGCCGGGCCCCAGGCGCGCCGCCTCCTGGCGGCTGTCGCTGAACGCCAGAAGCCTCCTGCCCCGAGCCGGGAGCCAGGGGTTGTGAGGCGCGGCAAGGGCCGGTAGCCCCGCGAGGACCGTCTCGGCCAAGACCGAGAGCGTCAAGGCCTGTGAGGAGTGGAAGGGGCGAAAGTCGTCCTCGCCGCAAGAGGGGCACGTGCGGACGTGGTGCAATAACACGCCTCCGCGGCCTCCTCCGCGGATGGCTCCGTTCCTGCCATTCACGAGGAACGCTGCCCTGGCCAGCCCCTCTTGCGGCGTCAGGAATTGGATACCTGGTGTCTCAGGCCTGGGGGCCGGCAGGTACCTCCCGTCGGCGTGAACTCCGCCCAGCACCCAGTCGCCGCAGTTCTTGCAGCGGAACAGCGTCAGGAGAGCCCCTCCGCAGGTCGGGCAGCGATCGGAATAACCGCAGCCGACGGCACCGAAAGGCGGCAGTCGGAGCTCTGGGCCGGCGGGGCAGTGTTCGTCGAGGCACACGAAGAGGCCATCCGTTGCCCGGGCGAGCAGGTGAATGCGGTGCGGCACCACCGGGAACTCCCCCGGGCTGCGGCGCGCCGAGGCGGCCAGTTGGAGAAGCACCACCGTGGCTCGCACTGCGACGGCATTTCCAACGTGCCACAGGTCCTCGGCCAGCGCCTGCAAAGAGAGGCACCGCCGCCTCCAGAGAACATCCTCCAGGCGGTGGAGCAGGGGAGAACGAGCGAGCGCACTGTGAAGGAGCACCGCAGGCTGCCCCTGGCCTTCAGCTTTCGCGGCTGCGACAGCATCGGCCCCCGCCAGGATGATCAGCCTGTCGGCCAGAGCCTCGCACGATTCGGCATCGACGGCGAGTTGCGGCTCGCCGTCCGGCGTCTGCACGATGGTCGGGCCCCGCAGCCAAGGGGTGTCAAAGTGCTCTGGCCCGGAAGCCTTGACGGGTGGCGAGGGAGGCTCCAGGGCCACCCGCATCGGTTCGCCGCGGATGACGCATACCCGTGCCTCTTCCTTTGAGAAGATCTGGGAGGCGAAGCGGCGAAGCTCGGCTGGATCGCCGGTGCCGAGGGTAGCGGAGGTGGCGATCTGGAGGACGTCGTCCGAGGCCACGCCGCAGCGTTCGAGCACCCGGCGTAAGAGGAGTGTGATCTCCGCGGCCAGGGTGCCGGTGTACAAGTGGGCTTCATCCAGTACCAGCGCCCGCACACCGCGCCCAAAGATGACAGCGTCCTGAGGGCGGCAGAGCATGTACTCGAGCATCGAGTAGTTGGTGATCAAGACGTCGGGGATCGGGCCTCGGGCGTCCGGCGGCAGGGGGCGGCCCTCGCGGTTTTCGAGGCCGCGGGCCTGCCGGCGCGTCCGAACCCGCGATGGGTCCCACCTCGGCACACCGGCCCGGTTGGCAGCCCCGTGGTCCTCCGGGGTCTCGCTCGTGAAGTGGAACAGGGTGACCCGCTCTTGCCCTTGCAGCCATTTATGGAGGCGGTCTACCTGGTCGTTCACGAGGGCGTTCATGGGGTAGAGGATGATGCATTGGGCGCCGGGCCCCTGGCGCGGGGAGGAGCAGAGCTCGTTCAAAATAGGGAGGAGGAAGCTCTCGGTCTTGCCGGCGCCGGTTCCCGCGGTGACCACCAACGCTGGCCGGGGCGCCCCGCCGCTCGGCTGGCTCGCCAGAATGGCGTCCCTCTGGTGGGCATACAGCGGCCGGTGCTTCGGGACGGCCCCTCGGCCGTCCAGGTGTTCGCAGAGCGCCCGGTCGAACCGCCCCGAGGCGGTAAGGTCCCCGAGGGACTCCTCTGCGGTCTCGGCCGGGAAGGCGCCCTCTACCCACAGATCGCCGACCAAGCCTCCAGACGCGCCGGGGCCAGACCAGAGCCGTCGGCAGATCTCGGTGAGTCGCGGGTCGCGGACGAAGTTGTCGTCCAAGGCGAAGTCCACCAGCCGGCGGCGAACGGCCTCGGAGAGCGCGAGTGCGTCGAGCTGCGCCATCTCAGCCTCTTGGAAGCGTCAGGGGGAGGAGCCGCAGCGCCAGGAGCCGTCGGAACGGCTCCACGCCCAGTGTCAGCCCCAGGTTGAAGCGGTCGTGAAGCTCCAGGGGTTGACCGCTGAGGTGCCGCCGGGCCCTGTCGACCAAGCCCTGGCCCACAAAGTTCGGATCGACGGCCAGGGTCTCGGCCACTGAGGCGCGAAGATAGTCTGCTGTGGCATCCATTTGCAGCAGGTCGGGGAGTTCCCCGAGGCAGAGGAGAAGTTCTGCCACAATGGTCGTTGCTGCAGCATCCCCGTGTGCTGGCACCCAGTACCCCGCAAACCAAGACTGCAGAATGCGGCAGAGCAACACGGGATCGGCGCGATGCAGGCGCCGTCCGGCGGCGCAGACGGCCTCACCGTCGAGCTCGGCGGCACCGGACAGGGTCAGTAGCACCGCGTGCGCCTCCTCGACAGCGGGGCGCCAGTCCCAGTAGAGGGCGCGTACCGCGGAGAGCCAACCCTCGTCCAGCCCCGGCATCGTCAGGCCGTCTGCCGGCGGCTGGGCCAGGAGCCACGCCGCGAGAACATCGGCAGGAAAGCGCTGGGCGAACTCTCGCACGTGGCGGCGCGCCTGGCCGGCAAGGACGGGCAGATGAAACCACCGCATCATCCCTGCCAGGAACTGTGTGTCTTCTTCGGATGCCTTGCGCAGCGAGTCAGCCCAGGAGGCAACCCACCACGCGCCGATCCGCTCCCCGCGGTAGGCAATCGCCACAGCGATTAACGGCGGGTCCTGGCCCGGGCCATCAGCCGACCACCAGGCACTGCCTCCGCAAGCGCCTTCGAGCTTGACCTCCGTGCACGCGATCTCGCCGTCCTCCGCCCACCAGACCAGGACGTGCCCGGGGGCGGGCTCGATCGGGCTTCGGACCCGCACGCGGATCCTCGGCGATTCGGACCAGAAGTCCACGTCTTCGATGATCCCTCGCGAAAACACCTCTCTGGAGACTTCGAGCACATCCTCGACCGCGTTGTATGGGCCCCGCCGCACGACGAGCCGCGCGCCCCAGCCGCTCAGGGCGCTAAGGGGACAGGGGCGGGGCCTCACCCGCCCCACCCAGGCGTCGCCTTCGAGCAAGGCCAGATCCCGCGGCCAGACGACGGCCGGCGGCGGAAACATTCGAAAGGAGCCTGCTTGCGCCTCCTCCACCGAGAGAGGAGCGGAGGCCGACACCGCCTTCCACCCATCGGCACCCAGTTTCACCACCCCCAAAGGACAGATCGGAACGGACCGGTGGACCGTGCAAGACTCGGCTCCCCGGCGCGCTCCGATCCGAACGGTCATCTTTTCTGCGGCGAGAGATGAATCCCAGGGCATGGGGCCGGCGCTGGTGGTCCCCGGCCCTGTGCGGGCCAGATCGAGGGGCACCGTGCCGCCCCTGACGAAGCGAATCTCCACGTCCGGCGGATGTCGGAGCTCCAGCCGAAACGGCGAACCCACCCGCACCGTGCCGCCGTTCCCAGCGGACGCCTGAACACCCTGCGCC
This genomic stretch from Thermodesulfobacteriota bacterium harbors:
- a CDS encoding DEAD/DEAH box helicase — encoded protein: MAQLDALALSEAVRRRLVDFALDDNFVRDPRLTEICRRLWSGPGASGGLVGDLWVEGAFPAETAEESLGDLTASGRFDRALCEHLDGRGAVPKHRPLYAHQRDAILASQPSGGAPRPALVVTAGTGAGKTESFLLPILNELCSSPRQGPGAQCIILYPMNALVNDQVDRLHKWLQGQERVTLFHFTSETPEDHGAANRAGVPRWDPSRVRTRRQARGLENREGRPLPPDARGPIPDVLITNYSMLEYMLCRPQDAVIFGRGVRALVLDEAHLYTGTLAAEITLLLRRVLERCGVASDDVLQIATSATLGTGDPAELRRFASQIFSKEEARVCVIRGEPMRVALEPPSPPVKASGPEHFDTPWLRGPTIVQTPDGEPQLAVDAESCEALADRLIILAGADAVAAAKAEGQGQPAVLLHSALARSPLLHRLEDVLWRRRCLSLQALAEDLWHVGNAVAVRATVVLLQLAASARRSPGEFPVVPHRIHLLARATDGLFVCLDEHCPAGPELRLPPFGAVGCGYSDRCPTCGGALLTLFRCKNCGDWVLGGVHADGRYLPAPRPETPGIQFLTPQEGLARAAFLVNGRNGAIRGGGRGGVLLHHVRTCPSCGEDDFRPFHSSQALTLSVLAETVLAGLPALAAPHNPWLPARGRRLLAFSDSRQEAARLGPGLMRQHEIQLVRAALVRCLRDSPVADEAMIGYLRDTIRRLEAEVAWAQTPAVRDQIRRDLEVKRQELAAATVGGSFREWLAALERSSLAHELLGSDLGEKHRASEWSRRTQAEWDVNFQQVRERLPHLLARELARPARAQATVETLGLAEVTYPGLDAASPPNSLLGVLPNEEARRSLASVWPTFLRALCDSLRADGVVTMGSREEDDAFQFGAGWIGRWCAVETDRGPLLQRFVGATSRQLRRAFAAEVLGKCGLSRGRAEDMAADLLRYCHAQLLELAGRLPWLERGQRQSLEGPVEAVRIRIPELGLRPSGELYRCPRTGHVWSYEVLGCAPAAGCTELKPVTAEELDADPRHGRQRRELRDSRVFALGLWAEEHSAQLSPAENRRRQDLFKAGVRNVLSSTTTMELGIDIGGLTAVLMSNVPPGKANYLQRAGRAGRRADGSSLAVAFARSRPYDREVFRRFDDYLRAEFRKPLVFLDRARVARRHAHAYLLGEFFRTVYPPGAHVGAMNAFGNMGVFCGVPLPPYRERGPRPGVGEPVTAWAVSAGAPWVDEGRREPGLVGHFGDYLRWIAGHGERWARPLLQRLLEGTGGRPALESWASFVEKVRGDFEEAVQSWLAEYQELLLGWKSVPEDGARARAQCNAIRYQLRAFYETTVIEALADRQFLPRYGFPIGLQKLRVVSVERDGNQRPRIREEDQYRLERGGLLALREYVPGSQILVSGRVVTSRGLLKHWTGANVDNYLGFRGLHAECRNGHFHYTLTTDGLGACPICRAAPGGSPHQLLLPRHGFSSAAWDPPRLGSTLTRVGTTEQATIAFAAQTAREDAFVEIPSFSDVPGLLARYREAGELLVYNRGEYDKGFAVCLQCGYTTSEVEFGEGTLNLPSGFDTHASLSAPSAYASCWQPAPGSVLRNQTLAARQPTDVLMLDFSGCLGAEASDPAVVTTLGHALQIAGAHLLELDSRELGVLTVPAGSGGHTWGAVLHDNVPGGAGHVFELMKRGRPWLEAARRALFVDEHHDARCETACLDCLLTFDAQVAIDQGLLQRRRALVALDQLLVGVVGVAPEAPTAEAKVLTPPARTSNEERLDRARKRRKLR